A region of the Candidatus Zixiibacteriota bacterium genome:
GTGTGGCACGGTTTGACAAAGTTGCGTCAGTCAATATCCGTGTGGGCGGTTTGCCGCAGTCTCCGCGTCCGCCTCTGAACTACCAGATGCTTTTTTCGGCTGAGGGGCTTATCAACGAATATTGGGAGCCTTGCGTGATTCTTGAGGACGGCGTCAAGAAAACAGTCAATCCCATGACCGCTGTGGAACTACTCGAGTTTGACGGGTTGGGGAAATTCGAGGCGTTCTATACTTCTGGCGGAACATCGACTCTTCCGGATACTTACGGGGGCAAAATCGATTTCCTTGATTACAAGACGATCCGCTATCCGGGCCACTGTGCTTTGTTCAAACCGATGCTGGCGATTGGATTGGCTTCGCACAAGAAAGTGAACGTAGACGGTATTGAGGTCGAACCGCGTTCGGTTCTTAAAGCGGTACTTGACCGTAACCTCAATTTCGGCGAGCCGGATATGAGTCTTGTCCGTCTGGTGTTTGAAGGTGAGAAGGATGGTACTACCAGCACAATAGTCTATGAAGTCATTGATCGCCAGGACAACAAGACCGGACTGACATCAATGATGCGGATGACTTCGTTCCCGGCGGCGATCGTTGCCTGGATGGCGGCGGCGGGGGAGATTACTGCTCGCGGTTGCAAACCCCAGGAGATTGTGGTCAACCCGACGACCTTTATCCAGCAACTGAAGAAACGTGGCATTAAGCTGGATATCAGGGAGTAGGGGGTATCGCCCCCTGTTGACCAAGTCTACCAGTTCCTGTAGTCCCTGTAAAGGTCGGGTTCCCAGAGAGTTTCTGGCGACCGCGAAACCCGACAACAACCTGAGAAGACCTTACTTCACCTCTGGAAAAAAGCAGGTGATGCCTGTGTTCTCTCTGAATATCCTGCCCACCCACGGAGTATATTGAGTGAAGCA
Encoded here:
- a CDS encoding saccharopine dehydrogenase, which encodes VARFDKVASVNIRVGGLPQSPRPPLNYQMLFSAEGLINEYWEPCVILEDGVKKTVNPMTAVELLEFDGLGKFEAFYTSGGTSTLPDTYGGKIDFLDYKTIRYPGHCALFKPMLAIGLASHKKVNVDGIEVEPRSVLKAVLDRNLNFGEPDMSLVRLVFEGEKDGTTSTIVYEVIDRQDNKTGLTSMMRMTSFPAAIVAWMAAAGEITARGCKPQEIVVNPTTFIQQLKKRGIKLDIRE